One Drosophila santomea strain STO CAGO 1482 chromosome X, Prin_Dsan_1.1, whole genome shotgun sequence DNA segment encodes these proteins:
- the LOC120456156 gene encoding zinc metalloproteinase nas-7 — translation MPRSALIVPALICFCSALALALGATLEADAQATRKALLRARTAVPPAPRWGANMQMLRRHNSPAFNFWTEDSETNIWEHCGLFEGDIMLHRELLRNGLLNERLTWPEAAVPFYIDPQDFNANQTMIILKAFKEYHDRTCIRFRPYEQGDKHWLLIKGNYSGCWSSVGRRSGGQVLNLNTPKCVTHGVVVHELLHALGFYHQQSATERDEYVKINWENILDGHAHNFNKYARTHITNFGVEYDYQSVMHYSSRAFSKNGKATIEPLDPYASLGQRRGLSDKDVSKLNEMYEQDCSEDYLLNFDRFGNYVDELIDYFQGNIQDLLG, via the exons ATGCCGAGAAGTGCGCTCATCGTTCCCGCTctgatttgtttttgttccgcCCTGGCCTTGGCCCTGGGCGCCACATTGGAGGCGGATGCCCAGGCCACGCGGAAGGCGCTTCTTCGCGCACGAACCGCGGTGCCGCCCGCTCCCAGGTGGGGCGCCAACATGCAGATGCTGCGCCGGCACAACA GTCCTGCCTTCAACTTCTGGACGGAGGATAGCGAGACGAACATTTGGGAGCACTGCGGCCTCTTCGAGGGCGACATCATGCTGCATCGCGAGCTGTTGCGGAACGGACTGCTGAACGAGCGGCTCACCTGGCCAGAAGCCGCCGTGCCCTTCTACATCGACCCCCAAGACTTCA ACGCCAACCAGACCATGATCATACTGAAGGCCTTCAAGGAGTACCACGACCGCACCTGCATACGCTTCCGGCCGTACGAGCAGGGCGACAAGCACTGGCTGCTCATCAAGGGCAACTACTCCGGCTGCTGGTCGAGCGTCGGCAGGCGTTCTGGTGGCCAGGTGCTCAACCTGAACACACCCAAGTGCGTCACTCACGGCGTGGTGGTGCACGAGCTGCTGCACGCCCTCGGCTTCTACCACCAGCAGAGCGCCACGGAGCGGGATGAGTACGTGAAGATCAACTGGGAGAACATACTCGACGGGCACGCGCACAACTTCAACAAGTACGCCCGCACCCACATCACCAACTTCGGCGTGGAGTACGACTACCAGAGCGTCATGCACTACAGTTCGCGGGCCTTCAGCAAGAACGGAAAGGCCACCATAGAGCCACTG GATCCATACGCCTCGCTGGGCCAGAGACGCGGCCTCTCCGACAAGGATGTGTCCAAGCTAAACGAGATGTACGAGCAGGACTGCAGCGAGGACTACCTACTCAACTTCGACCGCTTCGGGAATTACGTCGACGAGCTGATTGACTACTTCCAGGGCAACATTCAGGATCTGCTCGGATAG